The stretch of DNA CCAGCCACCGGCGGTGACGTGGTGCAGATCGCCATCCCGCAAAGCGTGGTGGCGGATGGTCACTACCTGAACGTGTCGGTCGACGCGATCAAGATGGGCAACAGCGCCGCTTCGTTCGGCTCGGTCGCCATGAACCAGATCGATATGCGCGGTACCACCGTGTGGATCTTCGCTCACTAATTGGCTGAGCGACGGCGGTTCCTACCGGAGCCGCCGCTGTTTTCCTCCATGATTTTTCCTCCATTGCGCCGGCTGCTGCCGGGCCTGGCCCTGCTGTGCGGCATGCACGCGGCCACGGCCCAGATGCAGCCCATGAGCGAAGACGAACTGTCCAGCATTCACGGACAGGGCATCGTCACGATGACCAATACCAGCCTGGGCGGATACGATTTCAGCAAGGTCGCGCTGGAGGCGGATATTTCGCTGAGCGCCAACCTGCGCAATATGCGGTTGGGCCAGTACGCCTACGCGCCGCGCAACGGCGGCGGCGCCGATCTCGACATCTCGCTGATGCAGTTCGGCCGCAGCGACGGCACCGACGCGCAGCGCCTGGTGCAGATCAGCAATCCCTATTTCGAATTTGTGTACAAGAACGCGGCCGATGGCGCTTCGCGCGAGGCGATCGGCATGCGCTTTGGCTTTGAGTCGATCAGCGGCGATATCGGTTTGCAGATCAAGACCCTGTCCGGCTCGATGCGCGTGACCGGCACGGCGGCCGACGGCAGCGCGCTGGTGCTCGACTCGCGCACCGACGCCCTGGGTGGCAAGCGCTGGGATGGTGCGTGCAGCGGCTCGTGCCTGTCGCTGGCGCAGCTGGGCGGCGTGACGGCCGGCGACGCCAGCGGCGGCAGCCGGGATTTCTGGGTCTCCATGCTGAAGACGGCCGTGCAATTTCCGACAGCGGCGGGCTTGCCGGCGTCCGATCCGGCGCAGGCCGGCGTGTGGCTGAACTGGCGCGATAAATTGCAGGCGCTGAACACCAGCGGCATCACGCCGCCCAACTTGCCGAAGGGGCGTTGATGCGGATGCTGCCTGGCTTGTTGTTGATGGTGGTTGCGTCCGCCGGCGCGATGGAGCCGCTGAGCGACAGCGTGTTGTCGTCGGTGCGCGGGCGCGATGGCGTCAGCTTCGACCTGAACGGCTTTGCGATGAGCGGCGATGCGCGCGTCACCTACACCACGCCGACCGGCGCCAGCCTGTATGCGGAAAAATTCGCAGCGTCGCGCAGCGACAGCCTGTTGCCGTTTTCCGATCCGTATCGGCTGGATATCGTGCCCGGTGCGCCGGGGCTGGCGGATGTGATCAACATCGCCTTTCCGGTCAACGCGAATGGCGAGCAGCGCTGGCAGATGGCGTATGACTGGGGCGTCGGCGCCAATGGCGTGGTGCGCGAGCAGGGCAGTGTGGTGGTCAAGGATATGGTGCTGACGGGCGGCGGCCTGCAGTTCACCACGCCACAGGTGAATGACGGCATCGCGTTTGGCGCGGCGCTGAAGCTGGACATCGGGCAGCTGTCGTTCCAGCCGCGCGGGCGCGATGACGCGACCGAGGCGATGGTATTGAGCGGCATCCACATCGGCGGTGCGGATGGCGGCACGTGGGCGATTGCCAATGTGGCGTCGCAGCCGGCGGTAATCAATGCGTTGAATGATGAGTCGGGCCCGCGTTTGCATATCGGCATCGACTGGCCGGATGCGCGTTATGGCAATGGCCAGGCGCCGGCGGGCAGCATTGCGGTCGACAATATCTCGTTTGTCAGTCCGGGACAGCCGACGGTGGATCTGGGCTCGTCGCGCATTGGATCGATTCAGATCCAGTATCTTGATATCAAGTTCAAGCAATGAAGCGCGGCTTGCTTTGCTTACTGATGGGGATGGGCGTGGCGCAGGCGGGGGAGTTGCGGGCGCTGGATGACCAGGAATTGTCGCAGGTGCGCGGCGGCGATGGCATCAGCTTTGCGGCGCATGTGGTGCTGAACGATCCGACGCTGGTGGGGGCGGTCAGCGATAGCCGCCTGTCGCTGGGCTTCAGCGGCGGCGGGCAGAATCGCTACATCGTGTTCAAGAATGTGCGCGGGACGGTGGACATGTTCGCCGTCAGCCTGGGCGTGCAGACGCGCACGGATGGCGGTGGCGACTATATTGCGATTGGGCTGCCGGGCTATGTGCGCTACACGAACTTCGGTTTCGAATCGCTGAGCGTGCAGAACGATCCGAGCGCGCCGGTGACGGGGAACCTCGGCAGCCTGAATATCAACGGCACCGTGTCCTTACAGGGACAGGTGCGGTTCTGGGGGCATTAACGCTTTTCGGTGGCGAACACGCACAGCGCGATCAGCGGGAAGCACAGGCCGGTCCACAACACGCCGGTCCAGCCGTGCGCGGCAAACATCCAGCCGCCCAGCGACGAGCCGATCGCGCCGCCCATGAAGAACAGCGCCATGTACAGCCCGTTCAGGCGGCTGCGGATTTCCGGCGGCAGTGCAAAAATCGCCCGCTGTCCGGTCACCAGATTGGCCGAGACGCCCATGTCCAGGATGATCGAGGTCAGCACCAGCACGCCCAGGTCCACCAGGCGGCTGCTGTGGATCGCCAGCGGCATGGCGAACGCCAGCACGCCCAGGATCAGCGCAATCATGGTGGTCGAACGGCTCTTGCCCTGGTCGGCGCGGTGGCCGGCAATCGGTGACGCAATCGCGCCCGCCACACCGACCAGCGCAAAGATCGCCACGCCGGTCTGGCTGATCTGGAAGTACGGTCCGGTCAATTCCAGCGACACGCACGTCCAGAACAAGCTGAAGGCGCCAAACATGCAGGCCTGGTACGCGGCGCGGCGACGCAGCACCGGCGTGGCTTTCAGCAGATGCCACATCGAAGCCAGCAGGTCAAAGTAATGCATGTCGCCGTGCGGCTGGCGCTGCGGCAGCTTGGCGCGCAGCAGGAAAGCCAGCGCCGCCGTGGTCATCGCCGACAGCACGAAGATCGCATGCCAGCCCAGCGCATCGGCCACCAGGCTGGCCACCGGACGCGCCAGCATAATGCCCATCAGCAGGCCGCTCATGACCTTGCCGACGGTCTTGCCGCGCGTTTCAGGATTCGACAGATGGGCCGCGAACGGCACCACAATCTGCGCCGCCACCGAGCCGAGGCCGATGCACAAGGCGGCAAACAGGAACAGGTTGGCGCTGCTGGTCACCGAGGCCGCCAGCAGGGCTGCCGCCGTCACCAGCAGGGCGATGAAGATCAGCCGGCGGTTCTCCAGCAAGTCGCCCAGCGGCACGATGAACAGCAGGCCGATGCAATAGCCGATCTGCGTCAGCGTGACGATCAGGCCAGCGGCGCCAGGATCGAGGCCGGTGGCGCGGCTGATTGGACCGATCAGCGTTTGCGCGTAGTACAGGTTGGCGACAATCAGGCCGGTCGCGATGGCGAACAGCCAGACCATGCCGGGGGATAGGTCTTGATGGGCTTTGGATTCGCTCACGTCAGGCTCCGGAAATTTGGAAAGGCCGACATTCTAACGGCCCCGGCCATTTCCTGCTGAGCGCGAGCACTTTACAGTCCGGCCTGCTCGCGCTTCAGTGTCTGGTGAACCTCGGCGGTGATTTCGTACGAACGCAGGCGCTGCGCGTGCTCGTAGATTTGCGAGGTGATCATCAGTTCGTCGGCGCCGGTGCGGGCGATGAAGTCCTGTAGTCTGGCGCTGACCGTGGCCGGCGAACCGATGGCGGTGCACGACAGCACCGAATCCAGCATCGCGCGTTCCGGCATGCCCAGCGTGTCGAGGTAGCCGGCTTTCGGCGGCGGCAGTTGCGAAGGGCGGCCGGTGCGCAAGTTGACGAACGCCTGCTGCATCGAGGTGGCGCGGAAGTGCGCTTCTTCATCGGTATCGGCCGCGAACACATTGAAGCCGAGCATGACGTAAGGCTTGGCCAGCTGTGCCGACGGCTGGAAATTGGCGCGGTACAGCGCCATCGCCTGCTGCATCATCTGCGGCGCAAAGTGCGAGGCGAAGGCAAACGGCAGGCCAAGATGCGCGGCCAGTTGCGCGCCGAAGGTGCTGGAGCCGAGTATCCACATCGGCACTTTCGCGCCTTTACCCGGCACGGCCAGCACGCGCTGGCGCGGATTGTCGGACATATAGTCCTGCAATTCCAGCACGTCTTTCGGGAAGGCATCGGCGTCGGTTTCGAGGTTGCGACGCAGCGCGCGCGCGGTGGTCTGGTCGGAGCCGGGCGCGCGACCGAGGCCGAGGTCGATACGGCCGGGGAACAGCGCTTCCAGCGTGCCGAATTGTTCGGCGATCACCAGCGGGGAATGATTGGGCAGCATGATGCCGCCGGCGCCGACGCGGATGGTCTTGGTGCCGCCGGCCACATGGGCCATCACCACCGCCGTGGCGGCGCTGGCGATGCCCGGCATGCCGTGGTGTTCGGCCAGCCAGTAGCGGTTGTAGCCCCAGCGTTCGCCGTGCTGGGCCAGGTCCAGCGTGTTATGGAACGAGGCTGTCGGGTTGCTGCCTTCGGCAATCGGGGACAGATCGAGGATCGAAAATGGAATCATGGGCGGTAATCTTTCTGGTAATGACAATCCCATTGAAAGTGTGTGGGTATAATCCTTTCAAGATGGATAGACAAGCATACACAGATTGGGCCAAGCGTGCAGGCCACGCCCTGATTACAGTGATCGTTACGATGGGAACCGCCGCCGCGATGCCGCCATTGCCGCCGCTGGTGGTGGCGGTCGACAATGGCACCGAGATGCCGATGGCGGGCTTTCGCGATAATCATCTGACCGCAGGTTTTCACAAGGAGCTGGGTGAGGCGCTGGCGGGCAAGCTGGGCCGCGAGGCCAGTTTCCTGCTGCTGCCGCGCAAGCGTATCGCCATGGCGCTGGAAAACGGGCAGGCCGATCTGGTCTGCCTGTACCTGCCGGCCTGGCTGCCGGGCCAGTTTGAATGGACGCGCGGCTTCTTCCCGGTGTCGGAAGTGCTGGTCAGTGATACCACCGTGCCGCAGCCGCATATTCTTCAGGATGTTACCGGAAAACCGGTGGCGACAATCTTGGGATATTACTATCCCGAATTCGATAAGGCGTTAGGCCAGGGTTTTATTCGCGATGATGGTCATTCGTCATCAGGCAATCTGCGGAAAATGGCGGCCGGCCGTTTGCATTATGCTATTACCCAGAAAAACACGCTTGATTATTATCTTAAGGTTGGCGAGAAACTATCGATCTATCCGCCATTGGTGGTAAAGAGCTACAAGGCCCAGTGTGCGGTGTCTGCCAAGGGCCAGGTGCAGGTAAATGAGGTGAATAAGGCAATTGAAAAGCTGATTAAAGAAGGAAGTGTGAGCAAAATAATCAGCAATTATCAAAATAGCCTTAAATAATGTTTTATTTTTCCGACGGTTTTAAAAAATAGTTTCTGGCAGTGCCCGGCACTGAATTACTATTGGAATCAATAAGGCGCCCGTCTTATTCTCTTTTATTCCAATGTAAATATTATGAAACCGGGAATTCTGTTCGCTTTCCTGCTGGCTTGCTGCCAGCTCGTTTTTGCAGCCGGCACGCTGGAGACGTCGCTCCAGCATCGCGGCCAGTTGTTCCGGGTGACGCATGACGGCAAGACCAGCTATCTGTACGGCACCATCCACGTGGGGCGTGACGGTTTCTATCCGCTGGACGCAGTGGCGTCGCGCGCGCTGCTCGATTCCACGGCGCTGGTGATCGAACTCGATATCCGCGAAGACAAGCAATTCCAGGTGGCGCTGGCGCGCCATGGCCGCTATCCCGAAGGCGACTCCATCCAGAATCATCTGACCCCGGCCACGCTGGACAAGACCGTGCAGGCGCTAGCGCGTGCCGGCATTGCGCTGTCGACGGTGCAGCAGTACAAGCCTTGGCTGATCGCCAACCTGCTGGTCGGCGCGGAAATGGAAAAGAACGGTTACCAGCGCAGCCAGGCGGTGGAGTTCGCTTTGCTGGCGGCCGCGCAAAAGCAGGACAAGACGGTGCGGGAGCTGGAGAGCGCAGATTATCAACTGAGCCTGTTCGACGCGCTGGACGCACAGCAGCAGGAGCAGTATCTGCTGGAAAACCTGGCCGACCTGGCCGATGGCGATTCGCTGAAAAAATCGCAGGCGCTGGTCGAGGCCTGGAATGCAGCCGACCGCACCGGCATCCAGGCCGCCTGGCATAACGCCACCAGCGGCGACAGCATTTCCGCCGGCTTCATGAATCGCGTGCTGCTCGGCAAGCGCAATCCGGAGATGGCGGCCAACATCGAACGCATCATGCAGCAGGACCAGGTGGCGTTTGTCGGCGTCGGCCTGCTGCATCTGGTGGGCGATGACGGCCTGCCGCAGTTGCTCAAGCGGCGCGGCTATCAGGTCGAGCAGCTGTACTAAGCTGTACTAGTACGGCCGCACGCTGCCGTTGCTGTAGCGGATGCGGTCGCCGACCTTGTAGCTCGGCATCGATTCTTCCACCACCATCTGGTTGCTGCCGTCATCCATGCGCAGCATCACGCGATAGACCTTGTCGGTCGGCGCGCCCATGCTGCCGCCGGCCGCTGCCGCGCCGGCAGTGCCCATAGCGCTGAGGCCGGCATCCTGGCGCTGTAGTTGGTCAATAGCCTGCACGACGCCGTAGCTGGTTTGCGCTTGCTGGGGTGTGGGACCGGCCATCATCGAGCCGGTGCTGACCGGCGCCGCATCGCTGGCGGTGCTCGTGCTTTGATTGGTCCTGTCGGCGCAGGCCGTTGCGCTGAGCATGCACAGCGCGATCATCCATCCTGTTGAGTTCTTCATGTTTACCTCCCTCGAAATATCTTCAGAGAGGCGCGGGGCCGCATCGTTCCTATACCTTCGGTTACTATTGATGTACATCAATTGAAACATGCTACCTGCACGCAATAATTGTTCGGTATCACTTGAAAGGATATCGATATGTTGACACGCGTGACAGATACTATTATCGAAGAGCTAATTGATGCCACCTGCAGCGATACCCGCAGCCGGCATTTCTTCCTGCATGCACTGCACGGCCTGGTACGCGTGGCCAAGGCCGAGCAGCTGCAAGAGTTGCGGATGGACGTGAAGTTATCGACCGGCGAAATCAGTCAGCCGGAAGGCTGCGATAGCGACTCCAGAGCGCCCACATGAAGCCGGCCGTCAGCATGGCTGCCGTGCAGTCCACCATCCAGTCCGACACCGCGCCGTGGCGGTACGGGAACAGGCTTTGCACGCACTCGTCGATCGCGCCCATCAGGGCAATGGTTAGCACCGCCTTGCCGGCGCGTTGCGACGCTGTGCCGCTGCCGCCGGTAAAAATTAAAAAGGTCAGGCCGGCATAAGCCAGCGAATGCAGCACCACGCCGGAAGCGACTTCGCCGATGTCCTGGCGCGCGCCGGGAATCGAACCGAGAATCAGGATCAGCAGGTACAGCGCAATGGCGGTCCAGTAGCGGAGGCGGGCGTGGGAAGGGGTAAGGAAGATTTGCTTGAACATGGGGCAGACAATACCATGCACTGCAATAAAACGGGAGTGGTGCACCGGACCCCGGTGCACCTTTTCTTCAGTCATGCCTATCGGTTGCATGTACTTAAGATGTGTCCAGTATAGGCAGCGTTTGTGACGCCGTTATGACAGCGAACAATTTCGCTGAACAAAAAAAAAGCCCGCTGACTTGAGCGGGCTTAAAACTATTTTCTTGGAGGAGAATAGTGGAGACAGGAGCTATTATGCGGCGTCGCAAGATATGTGTCTAATTGTTCTTTCAGATACCAGACATCAGGCTAGGGCATAACTCTGTCATTTGACGGGGACCGTGTAGTTCAGCGCCAGGCGGCCGCCGTCCACGTACAGGGTCTGGCCGGTCATGTAGCTGGCGTCGTCGCTGGCCAGGAAGGCGGCGATCGAGGCGACTTCTTCCGGCTCGCCGCAGCGGCCCATCGGCGTGCGCGACAAAATGGTGTTGCGCGATTCCGGGCTGGCCATCACGGCTTTCTTGGCCAGTTCGGTCAGGATGGTGCCGGGACCGATGCCGTTGACGCGGATGCCGTACTCGACCAGGTTGAGCGACATCACCTTGGTCAGCTGGTTGATCGCGCCTTTCGACACCACGTAGGGCACCTGGTTCGGAATCGCCAGCTCGGCGTTGACGCTGGACATATTGATGATGCTGCCGCTGAGCTGCTTGGCCATCACCCGCGCCACCGCCTGGCCGCACAGGAACATCGACTTCAGGTTGATGCGCAGGACGCGGTCGAAATCTTCCTCGCAGACGTCGAGGAAGTTGGCGGCGTGGGTGACGCCGGCGTTGTTGATCAGGATGTCGATGCGGCCGAAGGCGGCGAGGGTGGCAGCCACCATCGCGTCCACATCGGCCTTTTGGCTGACGTCGGCGGCGAAGAAGCGCGCCTGTTCGCCCAGCGCCGTGGCGGCGTCGGCGCCTTCCGGCTTGATGTCCACCAGCATGACTTTGGCGCCTTCAGCGATCAGGCGCTGGGCACAGGCCAGGCCGATGCCCTGGGTGGCGCCGGTGACGATCGCGACTTTATCGGTTAATTTCATGGGAATGTGCTTTCTGAGGTGGAGATGGCAAATTTTAACAGGCTGTTTTAGTAGCCCGCCATGGTCAGGTTACAATAGAGGGTTTGCATTTTTCATTAGGGAGCCGTCGTGACTTTTATCAACAAATTATCCGCCGCCTGGACGGCCAACGACTCCCTGCTGTGCGTGGGCCTGGACCCGGACATGGCCAAGTTGCCGGCCCAGTTCCAGAACGACCCGCAAGGCATCTTCCACTTCTGCCGCGAGATCATTGACGCGACCGCCGACCTGGCATGCTCGTTCAAGCCGCAGATCGCCTATTTCGCCGCGTTGAGCGCGGAAGGCCAGCTGGAGCAGATTTGCGCCTACGTGCGCGAGCATTATCCGCACATTCCCTTGATCCTGGACGCCAAGCGCGGCGACATCGGCGCCACCGCGCGCCAGTACGCGCGCGAAGCCTATGACCGTTACGGCGCCGATGCGGTGACCGTCAATCCGTACATGGGGTCGGATTCGGTGGAACCGTACATGGAATGGAGCGACCGCGGCGTGATCATCCTGTGCCGCACCTCGAATGCGGGCGGTTCGGATTTGCAGTTCCTGGACGTCGGCGGCAAGCCGCTGTATCAGCACGTGGCGCGCCTGGTGGCGGAGAAGTGGAACAGCAACGGCCAGTGCGCGCTGGTGGTCGGCGCCACCTTCCCGGAAGAGCTGGCGCAGGTGCGCGCGATTGTCGGCGACATGCCGCTGCTGGTGCCGGGCATCGGCGCGCAGGGCGGTGATATTGCGGCCACCGTCACCTCGGGCCGCACGGCCAGCGGCGCCGGCATGATGATCAACTCGTCGCGCGCCATCCTGTACGCGGCGCCGCAAGCGGGCGAAGACTTCGCAATGGCCGCGCGGCGCGTGGCGGAAGAAACCCGCAGCGCCATCAACCAGCATCGCGGCTAAGCAGTCCTCTTACTGCTTGATGAAGACTGGATCGGCATCGCCGTCCAGCGGGGCGATGTCGAACCATTGCGATGTCGCCCTCCCATCCGCGTCGCTGCCGAAGCGGATGCGGAAATTGCTGTTGGCCTCGTAATAAAACTCGGTCGGCGACAGCGCCAGCAGCGGCAGCCATCTGCCATCCGCCGGATAGCGCACCTGCAAGCGGCCATCCTTGACCTGGAACGTGTAGCGTTCATTGC from Duganella dendranthematis encodes:
- a CDS encoding TraB/GumN family protein, producing MKPGILFAFLLACCQLVFAAGTLETSLQHRGQLFRVTHDGKTSYLYGTIHVGRDGFYPLDAVASRALLDSTALVIELDIREDKQFQVALARHGRYPEGDSIQNHLTPATLDKTVQALARAGIALSTVQQYKPWLIANLLVGAEMEKNGYQRSQAVEFALLAAAQKQDKTVRELESADYQLSLFDALDAQQQEQYLLENLADLADGDSLKKSQALVEAWNAADRTGIQAAWHNATSGDSISAGFMNRVLLGKRNPEMAANIERIMQQDQVAFVGVGLLHLVGDDGLPQLLKRRGYQVEQLY
- a CDS encoding SDR family NAD(P)-dependent oxidoreductase, with the translated sequence MKLTDKVAIVTGATQGIGLACAQRLIAEGAKVMLVDIKPEGADAATALGEQARFFAADVSQKADVDAMVAATLAAFGRIDILINNAGVTHAANFLDVCEEDFDRVLRINLKSMFLCGQAVARVMAKQLSGSIINMSSVNAELAIPNQVPYVVSKGAINQLTKVMSLNLVEYGIRVNGIGPGTILTELAKKAVMASPESRNTILSRTPMGRCGEPEEVASIAAFLASDDASYMTGQTLYVDGGRLALNYTVPVK
- a CDS encoding VanZ family protein, which gives rise to MFKQIFLTPSHARLRYWTAIALYLLILILGSIPGARQDIGEVASGVVLHSLAYAGLTFLIFTGGSGTASQRAGKAVLTIALMGAIDECVQSLFPYRHGAVSDWMVDCTAAMLTAGFMWALWSRYRSLPAD
- a CDS encoding substrate-binding periplasmic protein; amino-acid sequence: MESWAVIFLVMTIPLKVCGYNPFKMDRQAYTDWAKRAGHALITVIVTMGTAAAMPPLPPLVVAVDNGTEMPMAGFRDNHLTAGFHKELGEALAGKLGREASFLLLPRKRIAMALENGQADLVCLYLPAWLPGQFEWTRGFFPVSEVLVSDTTVPQPHILQDVTGKPVATILGYYYPEFDKALGQGFIRDDGHSSSGNLRKMAAGRLHYAITQKNTLDYYLKVGEKLSIYPPLVVKSYKAQCAVSAKGQVQVNEVNKAIEKLIKEGSVSKIISNYQNSLK
- the pyrF gene encoding orotidine-5'-phosphate decarboxylase, whose protein sequence is MTFINKLSAAWTANDSLLCVGLDPDMAKLPAQFQNDPQGIFHFCREIIDATADLACSFKPQIAYFAALSAEGQLEQICAYVREHYPHIPLILDAKRGDIGATARQYAREAYDRYGADAVTVNPYMGSDSVEPYMEWSDRGVIILCRTSNAGGSDLQFLDVGGKPLYQHVARLVAEKWNSNGQCALVVGATFPEELAQVRAIVGDMPLLVPGIGAQGGDIAATVTSGRTASGAGMMINSSRAILYAAPQAGEDFAMAARRVAEETRSAINQHRG
- a CDS encoding LLM class flavin-dependent oxidoreductase, producing MIPFSILDLSPIAEGSNPTASFHNTLDLAQHGERWGYNRYWLAEHHGMPGIASAATAVVMAHVAGGTKTIRVGAGGIMLPNHSPLVIAEQFGTLEALFPGRIDLGLGRAPGSDQTTARALRRNLETDADAFPKDVLELQDYMSDNPRQRVLAVPGKGAKVPMWILGSSTFGAQLAAHLGLPFAFASHFAPQMMQQAMALYRANFQPSAQLAKPYVMLGFNVFAADTDEEAHFRATSMQQAFVNLRTGRPSQLPPPKAGYLDTLGMPERAMLDSVLSCTAIGSPATVSARLQDFIARTGADELMITSQIYEHAQRLRSYEITAEVHQTLKREQAGL
- a CDS encoding MFS transporter codes for the protein MVWLFAIATGLIVANLYYAQTLIGPISRATGLDPGAAGLIVTLTQIGYCIGLLFIVPLGDLLENRRLIFIALLVTAAALLAASVTSSANLFLFAALCIGLGSVAAQIVVPFAAHLSNPETRGKTVGKVMSGLLMGIMLARPVASLVADALGWHAIFVLSAMTTAALAFLLRAKLPQRQPHGDMHYFDLLASMWHLLKATPVLRRRAAYQACMFGAFSLFWTCVSLELTGPYFQISQTGVAIFALVGVAGAIASPIAGHRADQGKSRSTTMIALILGVLAFAMPLAIHSSRLVDLGVLVLTSIILDMGVSANLVTGQRAIFALPPEIRSRLNGLYMALFFMGGAIGSSLGGWMFAAHGWTGVLWTGLCFPLIALCVFATEKR